Proteins encoded within one genomic window of Apis mellifera strain DH4 linkage group LG1, Amel_HAv3.1, whole genome shotgun sequence:
- the LOC727396 gene encoding eukaryotic translation initiation factor 2-alpha kinase isoform X1 encodes MSTIRLWKRMWFNLLYISLFTFPLSDSEDTKQLTICEQKSSHNLLFVSTLDGKISALDINNLQEKQWTLEFNEGSMLSSNIHHRELNNNGKWLRLIPSLNGGLYQFDEENLEEVPISASQLLHSSFRYSDDLVFSGGRERKSYGVSSITGKILYECGISGCINITDGETYIEQEILIVQRFQQTVRAIEPRTGLEKWNFSVGQYDLVLIPHSDIYCQNKVTPHIPDIEIKVIVPEGLIWIVNRNNPTIKLSQHKFDSPIVTIWREDATIKTNGYKNLKEINLFDNTQWSWGTKFLSSPAIYLGMHNKQLYIQENTEFYKSLDTSPRYIQHSKYPWKPYPAIGKAIKKSLLDHVTNNNNNDDLFEISDAQSTTALSVLYNSEYINENGFYLYSTYQLEVDNSKQCNYTNSDLILLEEKQKLFGTNNIHKEDEDTPVQVIIVSLWYWWKEVLIISITTAILLNFMLTQRLLNATTVAKDAVLPPLIVERHIETNKNIQLSNNEKEIDSFNSRYLTDFEPVDCLGKGGYGVVFKAKNKIDDCNYAIKRIALPNSIYSRERVMREVKALAKLDHQNIVRYFNAWLECPPLGWQEKHDQWINKLISPNSDFTSEIIYTTPKINNSICINVSQTDQSSDLDSACEAYELNYNLNEDSFIVFDKSYSVNQNENIININNSKIENSNSSHSINKIEKILKSNNSTHSESILFKLNTDCEFSQKEEGKKTKQKSFSLNLNNKSNTHKSPKMFLYIQMQLCQRLSLREWLKNQSFRDYHYVLNIFYQIVEAVEYVHLQGLIHRDLKPSNIFFSFDNKIKVGDFGLVTAMTESYNETHTPSSENENVTFKNSLHTAYVGTQLYMSPEQMNGQGYNYKIDIYSLGIILFELLIPFVTEMERINVLLNLRKLIFPKDFNNNYPAEYNLLKMLLDENPNKRPTTLGIKAKPPLLNYEIANGRGINENTKWHFELPQLTQISSVIINNSESC; translated from the exons atgtctacTATACGTTTATGGAAGCGAATGTggtttaatttgttatatataagtttattcaCATTCCCGCTGAGTGACAGCGAGGATACAAAACAATTGACGATTTGTGAACAGAAATCTTCtcataa tttattatttgtaagtacattagatggaaaaatatctgctttagatattaataatcttcaaGAAAAACAATGGACATTGGAATTTAACGAAGGATCTATGTTATCATCAAATATTCATCATAGagaa ttaaataataatggaaaatggcTTCGTTTAATTCCATCTTTAAATGGTGgattatatcaatttgatgaagaaaatttggaagaagTGCCAATATCTGCAAGTCAATTATTACACTCATCTTTTCGTTATTCTGATGATTTAGTATTCTCTGGTGGTAGAGAACGAAAATCATATG gtgTGTCAAGTATAacaggaaaaattttatatgaatgtgGAATTAGtggatgtattaatattacagaTGGAGAAACATATATTGAACAAGAAATTCTTATTGTTCAAAGATTTCAACAAACTGTAAGAGCAATTGAACCACGTACTGGTCTTGAGaa gTGGAATTTTAGTGTTGGACAATATGATTTAGTATTGATTCCTCATTCTGATATTTATTGCCAAAATAAAGTAACACCTCATATTccagatattgaaattaaagttattGTACCTGAGGGTTTAATTTGGATTGTTAATAGAAACAATCccacaataaaattatcacaacataag TTTGATTCTCCAATTGTTACTATATGGCGTGAAGATGCTACTATAAAAACCaatggatataaaaatttgaaggaaattaatttatttgataatacacAATGGTCTTGgggtacaaaatttttatccagtCCAGCTATTTATTTGGGTAtgcataataaacaattatatatacaagaaaataCCGAATTCTATAAATCATTAGATACATCACCAAGATATATACAACATTCAAAATATCCATGGAAACCTTATCCTGCTATtg GTAAAGCGattaaaaaatctcttttagatcatgtaacaaataataataataatgatgatttatttgaaataagcgATGCACAAAGTACTACTGCATTATCAGTTCTTTATAattcagaatatataaatg aaaatggattttatttatattcaacatATCAGTTGGAAGTAGATAATAGTAAACAATGTAACTATACTAATTCAGATTTAATACTTCTTGAAGAAAAACAGAAATTGTTTggaacaaataatattcataaagaaGATGAAGATACTCCTGTTCAAGttataattgtatcattatGGTATTGGtg gaaaGAAGTTTTGATAATCTCAATTACTACTGcgattttacttaattttatgttaacaCAACGTCTATTAAATGCTACAACAGTTGCTAAAGATGCAGTACTTccg CCTTTAATAGTTGAAAGACATATAgagacgaataaaaatattcaactatctaacaacgaaaaagaaattgatagttTTAATTCACGTTATCTCACAGATTTTGAACCAGTGGATTGTTTGGGAAAAGGTGGTTATGGCGTCGTTtttaaagcaaaaaataaaatagatgatTGTAATTATGCTATTAAAAGAATTGCTTTACCAAACag tatatattcaAGAGAACGTGTAATGCGAGAAGTAAAAGCATTAGCTAAATTAGATCATCAAAATATTGTAAGATATTTCAATGCATGGCTTGAATGTCCACCTTTAGGATGGCAAGAAAAACATGATCAAtggataaacaaattaatatctcCAAATTCAGATTTTActtcagaaataatttatacaacaccaaaaattaataactccATTTGTATTAATGTTAGTCAAACTGATCAATCTTCTGATCTAGATAGTGCTTGTGAAGCttatgaattgaattataatttaaatgaagattCTTTTATCGTTTTTGACAAATCCTATTCAGTTAATCAgaacgaaaatattataaatatcaataactcTAAAATTGAGAATTCCAATTCATctcattcaattaataaaattgaaaaaatattaaaaagtaataattctaCACATTCTGAAAGTATTCTATTTAAACTTAACACTGATTGtgaattttcacaaaaagaagagggaaaaaaaacaaaacaaaaatcattttctttaaatctgaacaataaatcaaatacACATAAGTCCCCGAAAATGTTTCTTTACATACAAATGCAATTATGTCAAAGATTAAGTCTCAGAGAATGGctaaaaaatcaatcatttcGAGATTAtcattatgtattaaatatattttatcaaattgttgAAGCTGTGGAATATGTTCACTTACAAGGACTTATTCATCGTGATTTAAag ccttcgaatatatttttttcttttgataataaaataaaagttggaGATTTTGGTCTTGTAACTGCAATGACAGAAAGTTATAATGAAACTCATACTCCCTCctcagaaaatgaaaatgttacTTTTAAAAACAGTTTACATACTGCATATGTCGGTACTCAACTTTATATGTCACCTGAACAAATGAATGGTCAaggttataattataaaatcgatatttattctttaggAATCATTTTGTTTGAATTACTTATTCCATTTGTTACTGAAATGGAAAGAATAaatgttcttttaaatttaaggaaattaatatttccaaaagattttaataataattatccggCTGAG tataatttattaaaaatgttgttAGATGAAAATCCCAACAAAAGACCTACAACATTAGGTATTAAAGCTAAACcaccattattaaattatgaaatagctAACGGACGtggtataaatgaaaatacaaaatggCATTTTGAATTGCCTCAATTGACACAAATTTCTTCTGTGATTATCAATAATAGTGAATCttgctaa
- the LOC102654495 gene encoding uncharacterized protein LOC102654495 produces MSFTLGYFNINGEEIDLITLSILETSSKRFSSRTISISDYYQEVSIFLGQELKLSCFYDTIPHEKRHIFSKQTYATWILMDKLLLSYGNNYDFFNIRDDGRVSTVSIASYTTRDTIENFYSCLIYHYKNKSLKTSRQALFTFGIVVLDKSEVFESIIWKEWSFICKVTIMCFTFIIIWCLLEILQDIKNGYGFYRLPQIISNSTSIINFVLSKNGVTLLGSQQAANEVVSKILND; encoded by the exons ATGAGTTTTACTcttggatattttaatataaatggagAAGAAATAGATCTTATAACATTATCAATTCTAGAAACAAGTAGTAAACGATTTTCAAGTCGTACTATTAGTATATCTG attattatcaggaagtatcaatatttttaggtCAAGAACTTAAATTATCATGTTTTTATGATACAATTCCTCATGAAAAAagacatatattttcaaaacagaCATATGCTACATGGATCTTaatggataaattattattatcttatggaaacaa TTatgattttttcaatataagagATGATGGACGAGTTAGTACTGTTAGTATTGCAAGTTATACAACTCGTGATACAATAGAAAACTTCTATTCATGCCTTATTtaccattataaaaataaatcacttAAAACTTCAAGACAAGCTTTATTTACATTTGGTATTGTTGTACTAGATAAAAGTGAAG taTTTGAAAGTATAATTTGGAAAGAATGGAGTTTTATTTGTAAAGTTACAATCATGTGTttcacatttataataatttggtgtttattggaaatattgcaggatattaaaaatgg atATGGTTTTTATAGACTTCCACAAATTATCAGCAATTCcacttctattataaattttgtcttGTCTAAAAATGGTGTAACTTTACTTGGTAGTCAACAAGCTGCAAATGAAgttgtatcaaaaattttaaatgattga
- the LOC727396 gene encoding eukaryotic translation initiation factor 2-alpha kinase isoform X2: protein MLSSNIHHRELNNNGKWLRLIPSLNGGLYQFDEENLEEVPISASQLLHSSFRYSDDLVFSGGRERKSYGVSSITGKILYECGISGCINITDGETYIEQEILIVQRFQQTVRAIEPRTGLEKWNFSVGQYDLVLIPHSDIYCQNKVTPHIPDIEIKVIVPEGLIWIVNRNNPTIKLSQHKFDSPIVTIWREDATIKTNGYKNLKEINLFDNTQWSWGTKFLSSPAIYLGMHNKQLYIQENTEFYKSLDTSPRYIQHSKYPWKPYPAIGKAIKKSLLDHVTNNNNNDDLFEISDAQSTTALSVLYNSEYINENGFYLYSTYQLEVDNSKQCNYTNSDLILLEEKQKLFGTNNIHKEDEDTPVQVIIVSLWYWWKEVLIISITTAILLNFMLTQRLLNATTVAKDAVLPPLIVERHIETNKNIQLSNNEKEIDSFNSRYLTDFEPVDCLGKGGYGVVFKAKNKIDDCNYAIKRIALPNSIYSRERVMREVKALAKLDHQNIVRYFNAWLECPPLGWQEKHDQWINKLISPNSDFTSEIIYTTPKINNSICINVSQTDQSSDLDSACEAYELNYNLNEDSFIVFDKSYSVNQNENIININNSKIENSNSSHSINKIEKILKSNNSTHSESILFKLNTDCEFSQKEEGKKTKQKSFSLNLNNKSNTHKSPKMFLYIQMQLCQRLSLREWLKNQSFRDYHYVLNIFYQIVEAVEYVHLQGLIHRDLKPSNIFFSFDNKIKVGDFGLVTAMTESYNETHTPSSENENVTFKNSLHTAYVGTQLYMSPEQMNGQGYNYKIDIYSLGIILFELLIPFVTEMERINVLLNLRKLIFPKDFNNNYPAEYNLLKMLLDENPNKRPTTLGIKAKPPLLNYEIANGRGINENTKWHFELPQLTQISSVIINNSESC from the exons ATGTTATCATCAAATATTCATCATAGagaa ttaaataataatggaaaatggcTTCGTTTAATTCCATCTTTAAATGGTGgattatatcaatttgatgaagaaaatttggaagaagTGCCAATATCTGCAAGTCAATTATTACACTCATCTTTTCGTTATTCTGATGATTTAGTATTCTCTGGTGGTAGAGAACGAAAATCATATG gtgTGTCAAGTATAacaggaaaaattttatatgaatgtgGAATTAGtggatgtattaatattacagaTGGAGAAACATATATTGAACAAGAAATTCTTATTGTTCAAAGATTTCAACAAACTGTAAGAGCAATTGAACCACGTACTGGTCTTGAGaa gTGGAATTTTAGTGTTGGACAATATGATTTAGTATTGATTCCTCATTCTGATATTTATTGCCAAAATAAAGTAACACCTCATATTccagatattgaaattaaagttattGTACCTGAGGGTTTAATTTGGATTGTTAATAGAAACAATCccacaataaaattatcacaacataag TTTGATTCTCCAATTGTTACTATATGGCGTGAAGATGCTACTATAAAAACCaatggatataaaaatttgaaggaaattaatttatttgataatacacAATGGTCTTGgggtacaaaatttttatccagtCCAGCTATTTATTTGGGTAtgcataataaacaattatatatacaagaaaataCCGAATTCTATAAATCATTAGATACATCACCAAGATATATACAACATTCAAAATATCCATGGAAACCTTATCCTGCTATtg GTAAAGCGattaaaaaatctcttttagatcatgtaacaaataataataataatgatgatttatttgaaataagcgATGCACAAAGTACTACTGCATTATCAGTTCTTTATAattcagaatatataaatg aaaatggattttatttatattcaacatATCAGTTGGAAGTAGATAATAGTAAACAATGTAACTATACTAATTCAGATTTAATACTTCTTGAAGAAAAACAGAAATTGTTTggaacaaataatattcataaagaaGATGAAGATACTCCTGTTCAAGttataattgtatcattatGGTATTGGtg gaaaGAAGTTTTGATAATCTCAATTACTACTGcgattttacttaattttatgttaacaCAACGTCTATTAAATGCTACAACAGTTGCTAAAGATGCAGTACTTccg CCTTTAATAGTTGAAAGACATATAgagacgaataaaaatattcaactatctaacaacgaaaaagaaattgatagttTTAATTCACGTTATCTCACAGATTTTGAACCAGTGGATTGTTTGGGAAAAGGTGGTTATGGCGTCGTTtttaaagcaaaaaataaaatagatgatTGTAATTATGCTATTAAAAGAATTGCTTTACCAAACag tatatattcaAGAGAACGTGTAATGCGAGAAGTAAAAGCATTAGCTAAATTAGATCATCAAAATATTGTAAGATATTTCAATGCATGGCTTGAATGTCCACCTTTAGGATGGCAAGAAAAACATGATCAAtggataaacaaattaatatctcCAAATTCAGATTTTActtcagaaataatttatacaacaccaaaaattaataactccATTTGTATTAATGTTAGTCAAACTGATCAATCTTCTGATCTAGATAGTGCTTGTGAAGCttatgaattgaattataatttaaatgaagattCTTTTATCGTTTTTGACAAATCCTATTCAGTTAATCAgaacgaaaatattataaatatcaataactcTAAAATTGAGAATTCCAATTCATctcattcaattaataaaattgaaaaaatattaaaaagtaataattctaCACATTCTGAAAGTATTCTATTTAAACTTAACACTGATTGtgaattttcacaaaaagaagagggaaaaaaaacaaaacaaaaatcattttctttaaatctgaacaataaatcaaatacACATAAGTCCCCGAAAATGTTTCTTTACATACAAATGCAATTATGTCAAAGATTAAGTCTCAGAGAATGGctaaaaaatcaatcatttcGAGATTAtcattatgtattaaatatattttatcaaattgttgAAGCTGTGGAATATGTTCACTTACAAGGACTTATTCATCGTGATTTAAag ccttcgaatatatttttttcttttgataataaaataaaagttggaGATTTTGGTCTTGTAACTGCAATGACAGAAAGTTATAATGAAACTCATACTCCCTCctcagaaaatgaaaatgttacTTTTAAAAACAGTTTACATACTGCATATGTCGGTACTCAACTTTATATGTCACCTGAACAAATGAATGGTCAaggttataattataaaatcgatatttattctttaggAATCATTTTGTTTGAATTACTTATTCCATTTGTTACTGAAATGGAAAGAATAaatgttcttttaaatttaaggaaattaatatttccaaaagattttaataataattatccggCTGAG tataatttattaaaaatgttgttAGATGAAAATCCCAACAAAAGACCTACAACATTAGGTATTAAAGCTAAACcaccattattaaattatgaaatagctAACGGACGtggtataaatgaaaatacaaaatggCATTTTGAATTGCCTCAATTGACACAAATTTCTTCTGTGATTATCAATAATAGTGAATCttgctaa
- the LOC550977 gene encoding protein abrupt has translation MEGQQFCLRWHNFQNTLLSSLPKLLDGGYLTDVTLSAGGRHIHAHKIILSACSYYFKELFKDLSSLQHPVIVLPGMEYANLCALVTFMYNGEVNIYQEQLPALLAMADTLHIRGLADIAGKNSRHDNGLYVQPTPVQLQEKVLAETSIKKENKDNTASGGESLETVLETETTENVEETFNDQESIPYCVKTKPYYSINAKLNTREKINIPSINASTNKYVEKTYSESGIDESTPALEDQITPIEDTKPPPVWDANFKFLTSSVSGKSSQNYNKSSVTCLICGKQLSNQYNLRVHMETHSNSSYSCTACSHVSRSRDALRKHVSYRHPVASPQKRSRYSTPKS, from the exons ATGGAAGGGCAACAATTTTGTTTACGATGgcacaattttcaaaacacATTATTGAGTTCTCTTCCTAAATTACTTGATGGTGGTTATTTAACAGATGTTACATTAAGTGCTGGTGGTAGACACATACATgcacataaaattattctttctgcttgtagttattattttaaagaattatttaag gaCTTAAGTTCTTTGCAACATCCTGTAATTGTATTACCAGGAATGGAATATGCAAATTTATGTGCCCTTGTTACATTTATGTATAATGGTGAAGtgaatatttatcaagaaCAATTACCTGCACTTTTGGCTATGGCAGATACCTTACATATTCGTGGATTAGCTGATATAGCTGGg aaaaattcGAGACATGATAATGGTTTATATGTTCAACCTACACCAGTGCAGCTACAAGAAAAAGTATTAGCCGAaacatcaataaaaaaagaaaataaagacaaCACTGCAAGTGGTGGCGAATCTTTAGAAACGGTTTTAGAAACAGAAACAACTGAAAATGTAGAGGAAACCTTTAACGATCAAGAAAGTATACCTTATTGCGTGAAGACTAAaccttattattctattaatgcgaaattaaatacaagagaaaaaattaatattccttcCATTAATGCTTCCACCAACAAATATGTTGAGAAAACATATTCGGAAAGTGGAATAGATGAGAGTACACCTGCTTTAGAAGATCAAATTACTCCAATAGAAGATACAAAACCTCCTCCTGTTTGGGatgcgaattttaaatttcttactaGCTCTGTGAGCGGTAAAAGTTctcagaattataataaatctagtGTTACTTGTCTTATTTGCGGAAAGCAATTaagtaatcaatataatttgcgAGTACATATGGAAACTCATAGTAATAGTTCATATAGCTGCACAGCTTGTTCACATGTATCAAGATCACGAGATGCCCTTAGAAAGCACGTTTCTTATAGACATCCAGTGGCCTCGCCACAAAAACGTTCACGTTATAGTACAccgaaatcataa